Below is a window of Brassica napus cultivar Da-Ae chromosome A5, Da-Ae, whole genome shotgun sequence DNA.
ACAAGCTACAAATATACAGCACATGAAAAGTTCATCATCATATTTAAGTCACCAATTCACGAAGGAAAGGATAAAAGAACATCTTAAAAAAAAGGGCATTTGagttcattcttttttttttctagtgttTTCTTTCAGCCGCAATGGGTCTGAAGTAGAAGCACGTACAATATAAAGAAACCTCACTATACAAACCTTATACACACACATAAAAAGAGCCTCTTCCTTTGTTTTCGATATATGCACATATACATTTCCTCTTATATATATGTGACTCTCAATCGGTTCTTCTGCTGAACTAGACTTGTTCTTTTTTTAGGTAGGGGAGACTATAATCTCACATCACATATGCttctatataataataatgatattaAGAATGATGATTGTTACCACATTTTTTCAAAAGGATCGACGGATTTCTCGACCTTGTCTTGTGATTCTGCTACCGGAAAGGGAAAGAGAGGTCTGGAGGTCAGTGAATGGTGGAAGTGAGACGCCACTCTGGGAGAATATCAAACCTGCTGAGATGTTGTTAGATGTGCTTCTTGACGATGCCCCCAAGTAAGGATCCCCCGGAATGAGCtcagcagaggaagaagaagaagaggccaAGAGAGAGGTGACAGGGTAAGGAGCCACGGGTGCATCAGCGAGGGAGGATGCAGAAGGATTGTATCTGATGGTCCCCACTGGATGATCAAATTTACATGTTGATCCAAACTTACAGAAACCGTTTTGTACGTAGAAACTGCAACGTTGCACGCCCTGTTTACAAAACGAAATGGATTACTATGATGACCATTGCGACAGTTCCAGAAAGGGAGCATACCGGACGTAGAGGAAGACCAACGGAGCTGAGGTCGCAATTAGGTCTTGGTGGAACCCGATCTCGAGGATGATGAAACTTGCAAGACGTTCCAAACTTACAATCTCCTGTTTTCAAATAGTACTGGCACTCTGGTTCGCCTGGTCTCTCTGGAAAGCTCTCTTCTTTCAGGGTAACAACACCTGATGGATAGACCCCGGGATGGGTGGAAGAGAGCTGTGTAACTCCATATAAAGAAGTTGCACCAGGAGAAAGAGCAGGGCTCACAGGTGCCTGCATGAGAATCaaagttaagaaaaaataagaaagaaacgTATTTGATGAAACAAGAATCAAGAAGGGGCTACCGAGTATGGATTCCAGGCTTGGATAGGAAGGACCCCTGGGGTGGTTAATAGCATTGGACCGTAGGCGCCTTGCATATAAGAACCGGGAAGAAGAGGTCTCAAGCTAGAGGAAGGAGGTCCAGGCATAAGTGAGTGATGCTGCACCGATGAATAAAACTGAGGTGCAGAAGCTGGAGGTGGAAGAGTTGCAGCAGCAGAAGCAGAAGCGGAAGCAGGGTGAGGATGATGGAATTTACAGGTAATACCAAATTTGCATTGCCCCGTTTTCAAAAAGTAAGAGCATTCGTTTTCACCCTACAAAGGGAAGAGAAGAGAGCCTCTATTAGATTAGATGTGGGTAatcaaaaaaagagagagagggaaagaaAAAGAATTGTACCTGGCGGACAGGGTAGCCATAGATATTGAGAGGAACGTGGGTCATGGAACCACCTGCTGCTGCATTCCTTGGATGGTTGAATTTGCATGAAGCCCCAAATTTACAGGTTCCAGTTTTCAAATAAAACTGCCCCAAGAAACAACagtcaaattaaaaagaaagaaagtttgAGTAAGAGGTTGTTGCGGGGGTACCTGACAAGGGAGGGCACCCATGCGTTCTGGATACTGTCCTGTGGCTCTAACTGTTGCTTCAACCTACATTATATAGAGATAGAAGCAAAGAGTCTGAACCATACTagcacacaaaataaaaaaaggaatacATATTCTCAGAAGAGAGGAAGGAGGACATAAAACAGTAAGGattcaagagaaaaaaaaatactaaagcTTATCACTTTAGCCAgttcaaacaaaagaaaacaaaacccaCATTAGGGATAAAGAATGAGAAGATTGTACCGAGGCACGATCGGGAGGATGGTTGAAACGGCATCTAGAACCGTAACCACAGACACCAGTGCGCATGTAGTAGGCACAGTCAGGAGCACCTGCTCTCTGCGGGTACGTTTCACTACCTAACCCTAGTCGCCACATCGATGATTCTGCTGCAGCACATTTTTTACAAAGacaaatcaagaacaaaagcaaaagagagaggagactgttttgtttgtttgttaaggCGCATGCGAATcgtaaaagaagaagagagagagagagaccttgGAGGAGTAGTCCGGTGTCGGCGTCTCCTGGGGTCCATTGAGGAGGAGCATGTGAGCCATTCATCGCCGTCGGAGGAGTGCGTCCATACATGTCCATCGATCGGAACCCCCTTCACTTTTTCTAGGGATTTGCTGTACACTAAAACTCTCCCTCTCACCTAACCTTCTACACAAACAAGAGagtttttaaaagaaatgtCA
It encodes the following:
- the LOC106450409 gene encoding zinc finger CCCH domain-containing protein 32-like isoform X1, which translates into the protein MDMYGRTPPTAMNGSHAPPQWTPGDADTGLLLQAESSMWRLGLGSETYPQRAGAPDCAYYMRTGVCGYGSRCRFNHPPDRASVEATVRATGQYPERMGALPCQFYLKTGTCKFGASCKFNHPRNAAAGGSMTHVPLNIYGYPVRQGENECSYFLKTGQCKFGITCKFHHPHPASASASAAATLPPPASAPQFYSSVQHHSLMPGPPSSSLRPLLPGSYMQGAYGPMLLTTPGVLPIQAWNPYSAPVSPALSPGATSLYGVTQLSSTHPGVYPSGVVTLKEESFPERPGEPECQYYLKTGDCKFGTSCKFHHPRDRVPPRPNCDLSSVGLPLRPGVQRCSFYVQNGFCKFGSTCKFDHPVGTIRYNPSASSLADAPVAPYPVTSLLASSSSSSAELIPGDPYLGASSRSTSNNISAGLIFSQSGVSLPPFTDLQTSLSLSGSRITRQGREIRRSF
- the LOC106450409 gene encoding zinc finger CCCH domain-containing protein 32-like isoform X2, whose product is MDMYGRTPPTAMNGSHAPPQWTPGDADTGLLLQESSMWRLGLGSETYPQRAGAPDCAYYMRTGVCGYGSRCRFNHPPDRASVEATVRATGQYPERMGALPCQFYLKTGTCKFGASCKFNHPRNAAAGGSMTHVPLNIYGYPVRQGENECSYFLKTGQCKFGITCKFHHPHPASASASAAATLPPPASAPQFYSSVQHHSLMPGPPSSSLRPLLPGSYMQGAYGPMLLTTPGVLPIQAWNPYSAPVSPALSPGATSLYGVTQLSSTHPGVYPSGVVTLKEESFPERPGEPECQYYLKTGDCKFGTSCKFHHPRDRVPPRPNCDLSSVGLPLRPGVQRCSFYVQNGFCKFGSTCKFDHPVGTIRYNPSASSLADAPVAPYPVTSLLASSSSSSAELIPGDPYLGASSRSTSNNISAGLIFSQSGVSLPPFTDLQTSLSLSGSRITRQGREIRRSF